Proteins found in one Aspergillus chevalieri M1 DNA, chromosome 2, nearly complete sequence genomic segment:
- the hosA gene encoding histone deacetylase HOS2 (COG:B;~EggNog:ENOG410PGMA;~InterPro:IPR037138,IPR023696,IPR003084,IPR023801, IPR000286;~PFAM:PF00850;~go_function: GO:0004407 - histone deacetylase activity [Evidence IEA];~go_process: GO:0016575 - histone deacetylation [Evidence IEA]): MARSAIVQEYSSSTPTLTLDERTALERQNNGIPRPQGYRVSWHANPAVEPHHFGQSHPMKPWRLTLTKQLVMAYGMHHAMDLYLARAATYEEMADFHKTDYLDFLKQVVPGDIENADQSDNVARFNFGDDCPIFDGLYNYCSLYAGGTIDAARKLCNNQSEIAVNWSGGLHHAKKAEASGFCYVNDIVLGILQLLRHHPRVMYIDIDVHHGDGVEQAFWSTDRVLTVSFHKYDKDNFFPGTGALDSTGPNHPLNPGAHHALNVPLHDGIDDDSYIQLFQEVIGASVETYRPGAIVLQCGADSLGCDRLGCFNLNVRAHGACVAFVKTFNLPLLVCGGGGYTPRNVSRAWAHETSILIDAQDIIDPHIPNSVSFRNHFGPDFSLFPPLSEMRRLENKNSRPYLASLVQAVREQLRYIQGAPSVQMSFIPPDILGLREETEQEIDEETALIEEEREEREGGGNGVIRARNSRRRELERGAGYRGELYS; encoded by the coding sequence ATGGCACGCTCAGCAATAGTCCAggaatattcatcatcaacaCCAACCCTCACCCTCGACGAGAGAACCGCCCTCGAGCGCCAGAACAATGGTATCCCCCGTCCTCAAGGCTACCGGGTGTCATGGCACGCCAACCCAGCTGTCGAACCGCACCACTTCGGCCAGTCACACCCCATGAAGCCATGGCGGTTAACACTCACAAAACAACTGGTGATGGCGTACGGGATGCACCACGCCATGGACCTCTACCTAGCGCGCGCCGCGACATACGAAGAAATGGCCGACTTCCACAAAACAGACTACCTCGATTTCCTCAAACAAGTGGTCCCAGGGGACATCGAGAACGCCGATCAAAGCGATAATGTTGCGCGCTTCAACTTCGGCGACGACTGCCCCATCTTCGACGGCCTCTACAACTACTGCTCCCTCTACGCAGGCGGCACCATCGACGCCGCCCGCAAGCTCTGCAACAATCAATCCGAAATCGCAGTCAACTGGTCCGGCGGCCTACACCACGCCAAAAAGGCCGAAGCCTCGGGCTTCTGCTACGTCAACGACATCGTCCTCGGCATCCTGCAACTCCTACGCCACCACCCCCGCGTCATGTACATCGACATCGACGTGCACCACGGCGACGGCGTCGAGCAGGCCTTCTGGTCCACAGACCGCGTCCTCACCGTCTCCTTCCACAAATACGACAAAGACAACTTCTTCCCGGGCACCGGCGCCCTCGACTCCACCGGCCCCAACCACCCCCTCAACCCAGGCGCCCACCACGCCCTCAACGTGCCCCTCCACGACGGCATCGACGATGACTCCTACATCCAGCTTTTCCAGGAAGTCATCGGCGCCTCCGTTGAGACCTACCGCCCAGGCGCCATCGTCTTGCAATGCGGCGCCGACTCACTCGGCTGCGACCGCCTGGGCTGCTTCAACCTCAACGTGCGCGCGCACGGCGCCTGCGTCGCCTTCGTGAAAACCTTCAACCTCCCGCTCCTCgtctgcggcggcggcgggtACACGCCGCGCAATGTGTCTCGCGCCTGGGCGCACGAAACCTCCATCCTGATCGACGCGCAGGACATTATCGACCCGCACATCCCGAACAGCGTATCCTTCCGCAACCACTTCGGGCCAGACTTCTCGCTGTTCCCGCCGTTGTCAGAGATGCGGCGGCTGGAGAATAAGAATTCGCGGCCGTACCTGGCGAGTCTGGTGCAGGCGGTTAGGGAGCAGTTGCGGTATATTCAGGGGGCACCGAGTGTGCAGATGAGTTTTATTCCGCCGGATATTCTGGGCCTGAGGGAGGAGACGGAGCAGGAGATTGATGAGGAGACGGCGCTGAttgaggaagagagggaggaACGCGAGGGCGGGGGAAATGGGGTGATTCGGGCGCGGAATAGTCGCAGGAGGGAGTTGGAGAGGGGGGCTGGGTATCGGGGAGAGTTATATTCGTAG
- a CDS encoding OSBP family protein (BUSCO:EOG09262VQQ;~COG:T;~EggNog:ENOG410PH63;~InterPro:IPR037239,IPR000648,IPR018494;~PFAM:PF01237;~go_function: GO:0008289 - lipid binding [Evidence IEA]), with protein MSSDWGSWFYSSGTRSSIDESNRSDVHSGDDETVEPDQGNVLSHIISQLRPGADLSRVVLPTFILEPRSMLERITNFMAHPETLLPMTTIDDPLERFVSVVRFYLSGWHIKPPGVKKPLNPILGETFTGYWEYPDGTRGYYIAEQTSHHPPKSSYFFMAPEHRIRIDGTLKPRSKFLGNSAASLMEGVAVLRLLNKGQNQEKGERYILTQPNMYARGILFGKMKYELGDHSYVRCPEHDLVADIEFKTKGYFSGTYNAIGGTIKNEKTGEVYYELSGMWNGEMTIKNVATHKKETLFDAVHAKHTPPLHRPIEEQGDRESQKLWHDTVKAIIARDHDAATDSKTAIEDRQREEAAKRTEQGIEWQPKLFRHVQGGPGGPDEGEEDLDWIIDAEVDSHNPEVAVKQILSIAPILPGQKDEASAASH; from the exons ATGTCTTCTGACTGGGGCTCGTGGTTTTATTCTTCAGGCACTCGGTCTTCCATCGACGAATCCAACCGCAGTGACGTCCACAGCGGCGACGATGAGACCGTTGAGCCCGACCAGGGAAATG TGCTCTCGCACATCATTTCCCAGTTGCGACCGGGTGCAGACTTGAGTCGTGTCGTTCTTCCTACTTTCATTCTCGAGCCGCGATCTATGCTGGAAAGAATAACCAA CTTCATGGCACACCCCGAAACCCTCCTCCCTATGACCACCATCGATGACCCTCTCGAGcgcttcgtgtccgttgtcCGGTTCTACCTGAGTGGGTGGCATATCAAGCCTCC AGGCGTGAAGAAGCCGCTCAATCCAATCCTCGGAGAGACCTTTACCGGATACTGGGAATACCCCGATGGCACGCGCGGATACTACATCGCCGAACAGACCTCGCACCACCCGCCCAAGTCGAGCTATTTTTTCATGGCCCCCGAACATAGGATCCGGATAGACGGGACCTTGAAACCGCGCAGTAAGTTCCTGGGCAATTCCGCAGCTAGTCTGATGGAAGGTGTTGCCGTTCTGCGGCTTCTGAATAAAGGTCAGAACCAGGAAAAAGGCGAACGATA TATCCTGACCCAGCCCAACATGTACGCCCGCGGTATTCTCTTCGGGAAGATGAAGTATGAACTCGGAGATCACAGTTATGTCCGATGCCCAGAGCACGACCTGGTTGCGGACATCGAGTTCAAAACAAAGGGCTATTTTTCCGGTACTTATAATGCGATTGGCGGGACCATCAAGAATGAAAAGACTGGAGAAGTGTACTACGAGCTTTCTGGTATGTGGAACGGGGAGATGACCATTAAAAATGTCGCG ACACACAAGAAAGAGACGCTTTTCGATGCAGTACATGCCAAACACACTCCTCCCCTACACCGACCGATTGAAGAGCAAGGCGACCGGGAATCACAAAAGTTATGGCACGACACGGTCAAGGCCATTATTGCCCGCGACCACGATGCCGCAACGGATTCGAAGACCGCGATTGAAGATCGCCAACGTGAAGAAGCAGCCAAGAGGACCGAACAGGGAATCGAATGGCAACCGAAACTTTTTCGTCATGTCCAAGGTGGCCCCGGTGGCCCGGACGAGGGCGAAGAAGATTTAGACTGGATCATCGACGCGGAGGT TGACTCTCACAACCCCGAAGTTGCCGTCAAACAAATCCTATCCATCGCGCCGATTCTGCCAGGCCAGAAGGATGAAGCTTCTGCGGCAAGCCATTGA
- a CDS encoding GIG1 family protein (COG:S;~EggNog:ENOG410PN0C;~InterPro:IPR022036;~PFAM:PF12239), whose product MPHSETPSTPAATFTAIDEKLTTAEPAALSLDQSSTSNEPGSLPYWLMNIPRNEWPAECPDFLRNLPEKNIQILSTPDERYRRQDWELVKEFIRTNRIERFQRLPSDLRKYLEYTTQIKARYGSVMRFVVKERLRWGDGDDLDALKPKGRPFKYAEDIKTLYNDWPYGVEEGIIHLVVWVKFELEDDPATDDLTPRARKEIDDYVKETFCSRVPPERVVWFKNWKSLKSVHAIEHFHVMLYQPDMDFVREITGGDVPLIATV is encoded by the exons ATGCCTCACTCCGAAACCCCCTCGACTCCAGCCGCCACGTTCACAGCGATTGATGAGAAACTGACGACCGCTGAGCCCGCCGCCCTCTCTCTCGACCAGTCGTCAACCTCCAATGAACCGGGATCCCTGCCCTACTGGCTTATGAACATACCCCGGAATGAATGGCCCGCAGAATGTCCGGATTTCTTGCGTAACCTTCCGGAAAAGAATATACAGATCTTATCTACGCCAGATGAACGATACAGGAGACAGGATTGGGAGCTGGTCAAGGAGTTTATAC GAACGAACCGAATCGAGCGCTTTCAGAGACTTCCCTCAGATTTGAGAAAGTACCTGGAGTATACAACGCAAATCAAGGCGCGGTATGGATCGGTGATGCGGTTTGTTGTCAAGGAACGACTACGCtggggagatggagatgatcTGGACGCGTTAAAGCCGAAAGGTCGACCATTTAAATATGCAG AGGACATCAAGACCCTGTATAATGACTGGCCGTACGGAGTGGAAGAGGGGATCATCCATCTGGTTGTATGGGTGAAATTCGAATTGGAGGACGATCCAGCTACGGACGATCTGACACCACGAGCGAGGAAGGAGATCGACGACTATGTGAAAGAGACATTCTGTTCGCGGGTGCCCCCGGAAAGG GTCGTCTGGTTTAAGAACTGGAAGTCGCTTAAATCAGTCCACGCCATAGAACATTTCCATGTGATGCTCTACCAACCGGACATGGATTTTGTCCGGGAGATCACAGGGGGAGATGTGCCACTGATTGCGACTGTGTAG
- the PNC1 gene encoding nicotinamidase (COG:V;~EggNog:ENOG410PMV9;~InterPro:IPR000868,IPR036380;~PFAM:PF00857), producing MTINSRAALVVVDMQEDFCPPNGALAVEEGRSITPVINSLLAHPGFTIRIATQDYHPPDHISFAANHPAPNNIPFESHISMTNPAPGKENDAKLQRLWPVHCVAGTEGASLIPELDSKHFDVHVKKGMNANVEMYSAFSDAFGNMHASLPASGDGDGRAVDVDLEAVLKEKGIQDVFIVGLAGDYCVKYTAIDAAKAGFRSFVVEEGTKCVVHSWWEETKKELRDAGVSVIGVDGPEIAMIGRSTE from the exons ATGACTATTAACTCTAGAGCAGCACTGGTTGTGGTGGACATGCAAGAGGATTTCTGTCCACCC AATGGGGCCCTGGCAGTCGAAGAAGGTCGTTCGATCACACCAGTAATAAATTCACTCCTCGCCCACCCCGGTTTCACAATTCGGATAGCAACTCAAGATTACCACCCACCAGACCACATCTCCTTCGCCGCGAACCACCCAGCACCCAACAACATTCCCTTTGAATCACACATTAGCATGACCAACCCAGCCCcagggaaagagaacgaTGCGAAGCTCCAGCGACTCTGGCCCGTGCATTGCGTCGCTGGCACCGAGGGAGCATCACTAATCCCCGAGCTCGATTCGAAGCACTTCGACGTGCATGTTAAGAAGGGAATGAATGCGAACGTGGAGATGTACTCCGCGTTCTCGGATGCATTTGGGAATATGCATGCTTCGTTACCTGCTTCGGGAGATGGGGATGGTCGGGCAGTCGATGTTGATCTGGAGGCTGTCCTGAAGGAGAAGGGGATTCAGGATGTTTTTATTGTTGGGTTGGCGGGGGATTACTGTGTGAAGTATACGGCGATTGATGCTGCCAAGGCTGGGTTTAGAAGTTTTGTTGTCGAGGAGGGGACGAAGTGTGTGGTGCATTCGTGGTGGGAGGAGACAAAGAAGGAGTTGAGGGATGCCGGAGTGTCTGTTATTGGGGTTGATGGGCCTGAAATAGCCATGATAGGGCGTAGTACAGAGTAA